ATAAGTTCTCATGTATTCCAAGACTCCTGGCTACTTCAGTGACCTTTCGCCCTTCTTCTGTTGCAAGTCTTACTGCTTCTTCCTTAAACTGCTTATCGTATTTCCTGTTCACTTTCCTTTCTTGCATTTCACACCTCCTTATGTTATATGATTCTACTATAACCTAACCCTTTGGTGTGTCCACTATTTCGGGGGAGGTGCACTTCGGAATAAAGCGAAACAAGCTGTGCATTGTCATATAACATTTTTTCAAAGTGAGGAACTTTCCATTTTGCATCCGTTGAGTAGCGGGCAAAGCCTCCGCCCAGTTGGTCGTAAATTCCACCGAACGCCATTTTGCTTAGAGTAAGTTTTACATGTTCAATCGCCTTTTCGTTTTTTGTGAGATGATAATAATGCAGCAGAAAAATATAATTCACTGGCATCGGAAATTTCGGAGCGCGGCTCGGTCCGCCTTCTTCATTGTCAAATGATTTTTCTAATTGTATGTAAATGGATTTTGCATCCTCCATCGTGAATGAAAATTTTTCTTCATTCAGTTTAATGACCTCCATTTTTTTTATTTCTTGTGTCAATTGCGCTGCATACTCTTCCACTTTTTTTGGTTCTGTTTTATAAAGTTCCGACAACTTTATTAATACTTGTTTCCATTGAGCGTTTGGAAAATAAGTTCCTCCGTAAAACGGTCTTCCATCAAGAAGAGTAAAACAATTCAGGGGCCAACCGCCGCTGTTGGTCATAATCTGAACAGCAGCCATGTAAGTCATGTCAATGTTAGGACGCTCTTCTCTATCCACTTTTATGCACACAAAATTTTCATTCATAAGTTTTGCCGTCTCTTCATCTTCAAATGATTCTTTCTCCATCACATGACACCAATGACAGGAAGAATATCCAATACTGACGAGAACCAACTTGTTTTCTTTTTTTGCTTTCTCAAATGCTTCATTGCTCCATGGATACCAGTCAACAGGATTGTGCGCATGTTGAAG
The DNA window shown above is from Deltaproteobacteria bacterium and carries:
- a CDS encoding transposase — its product is MQERKVNRKYDKQFKEEAVRLATEEGRKVTEVARSLGIHENL
- a CDS encoding DUF255 domain-containing protein, giving the protein MGRKEKSKIFSPMDTTHKHTNHLIQESSPYLLQHAHNPVDWYPWSNEAFEKAKKENKLVLVSIGYSSCHWCHVMEKESFEDEETAKLMNENFVCIKVDREERPNIDMTYMAAVQIMTNSGGWPLNCFTLLDGRPFYGGTYFPNAQWKQVLIKLSELYKTEPKKVEEYAAQLTQEIKKMEVIKLNEEKFSFTMEDAKSIYIQLEKSFDNEEGGPSRAPKFPMPVNYIFLLHYYHLTKNEKAIEHVKLTLSKMAFGGIYDQLGGGFARYSTDAKWKVPHFEKMLYDNAQLVSLYSEVHLPRNSGHTKGLGYSRII